From one Liolophura sinensis isolate JHLJ2023 chromosome 10, CUHK_Ljap_v2, whole genome shotgun sequence genomic stretch:
- the LOC135476992 gene encoding myogenic factor 5-like translates to MTADFNSWLFPDEVDGFSSDRQLLDTNDTSKTKHCGRKRKSSQSPDRNFSRDNCKTSRVTGPEIVSSLHPPDSWLDRLPPVSYPDNISNHLMPTCGKANSVEITCAPDTCTQNVSSPTHEIKSRTKRVKKRKPQTSSQRKAATLRERRRIEGLKAAFQNLKENVPTFTYETELTRLETLRLAVTYIGFLSDVLNGQHPDHVILDGKHIGVPV, encoded by the coding sequence ATGACGGCAGATTTTAACAGTTGGTTATTTCCTGATGAAGTCGATGGTTTTAGCTCGGATAGACAACTGCTCGATACAAATGatacttcaaaaacaaaacactgtggTCGAAAGAGAAAGTCGAGTCAGTCTCCAGACAGAAACTTTAGTCGGGACAATTGCAAGACGTCGAGAGTCACTGGTCCGGAAATTGTGTCATCACTCCACCCTCCGGATTCATGGCTAGACAGATTACCTCCTGTATCTTACCCTGATAACATCTCCAATCACCTGATGCCCACATGCGGCAAAGCAAATTCTGTAGAGATTACTTGTgcaccagatacatgtacccaGAATGTCTCCAGTCCAACCCACGAAATAAAGTCAAGAACAAAAAGAGTCAAGAAGAGGAAGCCACAGACATCATCTCAGAGGAAAGCAGCCACGCTCAGGGAGAGAAGACGGATAGAAGGCCTGAAAGCAGCCTTCCAAAACCTCAAGGAAAATGTGCCCACGTTTACCTATGAAACAGAATTGACCAGATTGGAGACGCTCAGGTTAGCCGTCACGTATATCGGCTTCCTCTCGGACGTGCTGAATGGGCAACATCCCGACCACGTGATACTTGACGGAAAACATATTGGTGTTCCTGTGTAG